A portion of the Fibrobacterota bacterium genome contains these proteins:
- the recQ gene encoding DNA helicase RecQ — protein MPSAVSEPLLLTALSRTFGYASFRPHQKEIVEAILAGQDVLAIMPTGGGKSLCYQLPARMAAGTAVVISPLISLMKDQVDSAKENNMAAAFLNSSLSGSQAAQVYRRLETGDLDLLYISPERFAMESFVDSLKAAKISFFAVDEAHCLSEWGHDFRPDYLALGEIRRHFPRAPIAAFTATATSKVGDDIAARLGLRDAFRVRASFNRPNLFYEVRAKRDVDAQILEFLRAHPDEPGIIYRTTRDAVEKTAAHLKKKGIQALPYHAGLPVEQRASNQEAFSKDETQVVVATIAFGMGIDKSNVRFVVHADLPKNLEGYYQETGRAGRDGEPSLCVLYYGGGDIPKIRHFLDQINDPEERELSIRRLNQMAAFASRNLCRRKQLLAYFEEVYPEPDCGSCDICTGKASTQDATREAQMVLSALVRTGERFGAAHVVDVIVGADTQKVRELRHDQIKTYGAGKHKDKPFWRSLIGEMLGRGLLTLDPGLYPILKLTEACLPVLQGKETFEILELVQREKPAAKKRGLAPSASLAAGDEGEAVDFDRELFDRLRTLRKGLAKNQNIPPYMVFSDRTLHEMCRQMPMTLSALREIPGVGDNKRDKYGIEFVQEIRAYASKERDQNG, from the coding sequence ATGCCTTCCGCCGTCTCCGAGCCCTTGTTGCTTACGGCCCTGAGCCGGACCTTCGGATACGCCTCGTTCCGGCCGCACCAGAAGGAAATCGTCGAAGCCATTCTGGCGGGACAGGACGTGCTGGCCATCATGCCGACGGGAGGCGGCAAGTCCCTCTGTTACCAGCTGCCCGCGCGCATGGCCGCCGGCACCGCCGTGGTCATCAGCCCGCTCATCTCGCTGATGAAGGATCAGGTCGATTCCGCTAAGGAAAACAACATGGCGGCGGCCTTCCTGAACAGTTCCCTGAGCGGGAGCCAGGCTGCGCAGGTTTATCGCCGGCTGGAAACGGGCGATCTCGATCTCCTTTACATCTCGCCCGAACGCTTCGCCATGGAATCCTTCGTGGACAGCCTGAAGGCCGCCAAGATTTCTTTCTTCGCCGTGGACGAGGCCCATTGCCTGTCGGAATGGGGCCATGATTTCCGGCCCGACTACCTGGCCTTGGGCGAGATCCGCCGGCACTTCCCGCGCGCGCCCATCGCCGCCTTCACGGCCACGGCCACCTCAAAGGTGGGCGACGACATCGCCGCGCGCCTTGGCCTTCGTGATGCCTTCCGGGTGCGCGCCTCCTTCAATCGGCCCAACCTCTTCTACGAAGTGCGCGCCAAGCGCGACGTGGACGCGCAGATCCTGGAATTCCTCCGGGCCCATCCCGACGAGCCCGGCATCATCTACCGCACCACCCGCGACGCCGTTGAGAAAACCGCCGCGCATCTGAAGAAGAAAGGCATCCAGGCCCTGCCCTACCATGCGGGCCTGCCGGTCGAGCAGCGCGCCTCCAACCAGGAGGCCTTCAGCAAGGACGAAACCCAAGTCGTGGTCGCGACCATCGCCTTCGGGATGGGCATCGACAAATCCAACGTGCGCTTCGTGGTGCACGCCGATTTGCCCAAGAACCTGGAAGGCTATTACCAGGAAACCGGACGGGCGGGCCGCGACGGCGAGCCGTCCCTCTGCGTACTGTATTACGGCGGCGGGGACATCCCGAAAATCCGCCACTTCCTGGATCAGATTAACGATCCCGAGGAGCGCGAACTGTCCATCAGGCGGCTTAACCAGATGGCCGCCTTCGCTTCCCGCAACCTATGCCGCCGCAAGCAACTGCTCGCCTACTTCGAAGAGGTATATCCGGAACCCGATTGCGGCTCCTGCGACATCTGCACCGGTAAGGCTTCCACCCAGGACGCGACGCGCGAGGCGCAGATGGTCCTTTCGGCCCTGGTGCGCACCGGCGAACGCTTCGGAGCCGCCCATGTCGTAGACGTGATCGTCGGAGCGGATACGCAGAAGGTGCGTGAGTTGCGTCACGATCAAATCAAGACCTACGGCGCCGGCAAGCATAAGGATAAACCCTTCTGGAGGTCCCTCATCGGCGAGATGCTGGGCCGGGGACTGCTGACCTTGGATCCCGGGCTCTATCCCATCCTAAAACTGACGGAAGCTTGCTTGCCGGTTTTGCAAGGCAAGGAAACCTTCGAGATCCTGGAACTCGTTCAGCGCGAAAAGCCGGCGGCCAAGAAACGGGGTCTCGCCCCTTCCGCATCGCTCGCGGCGGGGGATGAAGGCGAAGCCGTCGATTTCGATCGGGAACTTTTCGATCGCCTGCGGACCCTGCGCAAAGGCCTGGCCAAGAACCAGAATATCCCGCCCTACATGGTATTTTCGGATCGAACCCTGCACGAGATGTGCCGGCAAATGCCCATGACGCTTTCCGCCCTCCGGGAAATACCAGGCGTGGGC